The nucleotide window AGCTGGACAGGATCGTGGAAGAAACCATCAACCAGGACATGACACTGATCAGCGGTATTCCACCTTGGGTACAGATGTATTTCGACCGCCTGATAGAACGTACCAACGGTAAGAAGATTAAAGAAATATTTAAAAATTTTGATGTGATGGTGTACGGTGGGGTCAACTTTGAGCCGTACCGGGCAAAACTGATGGCTTCCATTGGCAGTCCCATCCATACAATTGAAACGTTCCCGGCTTCTGAAGGCTTTTTTGCCTTCCAGGATTCGCAGGAGCAGGAAGGCCTTTTATTAAATGCCAATTCCGGTATTTTCTATGAGTTTATCCCTGCACAGGAAATTTTTAATGAAAATCCTACCCGGCTGTCGCTGAAAGATGTTCAAACCGGCGTAAATTACGCTATGATCATCAACAACAACGCCGGATTATGGGGATATAACCTGGGTGACACGGTGAAATTCATCTCCACCAATCCATATCGTTTGTTGGTGACCGGGAGGATCAAACATTTTATTTCAGCCTTCGGTGAACACGTGATCGGAGAAGAAGTGGAATACAGCCTGATGAAAGCAGCTGCGGAAGAAAATGTCCATATCACGGAATTTACGGTGGCCCCAATGGTGCAGACCAATGGAGAACTACCCTACCATGAATGGTTTGTGGAGTTTGAAAATACCCCCAAAGACCTGAAGGCATTTGCCCTGAAGGTAGACCAGAACCTCCGTCAGAAGAACATCTATTATAATGACCTTTTAACCGGTAATATATTACAACCCCTTAAAATAAGGACAGTACGCAAACAGGGTTTCATTGATTATATGAAAGCTATTGGAAAACTGGGAGGACAGAACAAAGTACCACGTTTAAGCAATGACAGAAAGCTGGCCGATGAACTGACCAGGTACGTGCAGCCATAAACGAAAGTGGAAACATCGTAGCATCCGGTACCTTCAACAGGTGGCCGGCCACTCTTTTCCGGTTAATTGAAGATAAAAAAGTAAATCACTGTAATGAATAAACGAAGAATTGCCATATTCGGATCCACTGGGTCCATTGGTATACAGGCACTGGAAGTGATCGCAGCACACCCCGACAAATTCAGCGTGGAAGTGCTGACCGCGCAACAGAA belongs to Chitinophaga sp. HK235 and includes:
- a CDS encoding GH3 auxin-responsive promoter family protein gives rise to the protein MKFKSLLAKPFASIVHNKIRKEMLRAVEDQEAILDELIKTGKKTEFGNDHKLDAVRTYDEFKQAIPIRDYEQFKPYIERIKEGKQNVLWKGQPIYLAKTSGTTSGVKYIPISKESISNHIDTARNALLNYMGETGNTAFADGKMIFLSGSPELERVGGIPTGRLSGIVNHHIPRYLRTNQLPTYETNCIDDWETKLDRIVEETINQDMTLISGIPPWVQMYFDRLIERTNGKKIKEIFKNFDVMVYGGVNFEPYRAKLMASIGSPIHTIETFPASEGFFAFQDSQEQEGLLLNANSGIFYEFIPAQEIFNENPTRLSLKDVQTGVNYAMIINNNAGLWGYNLGDTVKFISTNPYRLLVTGRIKHFISAFGEHVIGEEVEYSLMKAAAEENVHITEFTVAPMVQTNGELPYHEWFVEFENTPKDLKAFALKVDQNLRQKNIYYNDLLTGNILQPLKIRTVRKQGFIDYMKAIGKLGGQNKVPRLSNDRKLADELTRYVQP